From one Ferrovibrio sp. MS7 genomic stretch:
- a CDS encoding TetR/AcrR family transcriptional regulator, whose translation MTAKKAGETGKTTARAGTGAARTEGAPRSPNPEATRLNILEVATEEFARMGLAGARVDEIAAKTGSSKRMIYYYFKDKEGLYIAALEEAYRKVRQTEATLDLEHLPPVEALRKLVEFTFDHHGANEDFIRLVMIENIHHAEYLARSEAIQELNVSAIGEVERVYKRGVKEGLFRKGLTAIDLHWQISALCFFNVSNRATFSKIFRTDLGSRKAQAALREHTVEMVLRNVLKSARDS comes from the coding sequence ATGACGGCCAAAAAGGCTGGGGAAACAGGCAAGACAACGGCCAGGGCAGGGACCGGGGCGGCCAGGACGGAGGGCGCCCCGCGCAGCCCGAATCCAGAGGCGACGCGGCTGAATATTCTGGAAGTCGCCACCGAGGAATTCGCCCGCATGGGCCTAGCCGGCGCGCGCGTGGATGAGATCGCGGCCAAGACCGGCTCGTCCAAGCGCATGATCTATTATTACTTCAAGGACAAGGAAGGCCTCTATATCGCCGCGCTGGAAGAGGCCTACCGCAAGGTGCGGCAGACCGAGGCGACGCTGGACCTGGAGCATCTGCCGCCGGTCGAGGCGTTGCGCAAGCTGGTGGAATTCACCTTCGACCACCATGGCGCCAACGAGGATTTCATCCGCCTGGTGATGATCGAGAATATCCACCATGCGGAGTACTTGGCGCGGTCCGAAGCGATCCAGGAACTCAATGTTTCCGCCATCGGCGAGGTCGAGCGGGTCTACAAGCGCGGCGTCAAGGAGGGCCTGTTCCGCAAGGGCCTCACCGCCATCGACCTGCATTGGCAGATCAGCGCGCTGTGTTTCTTCAATGTCTCGAACCGCGCGACATTTTCGAAAATCTTCCGCACCGATCTCGGCTCCCGCAAGGCCCAGGCCGCCTTGCGCGAACACACCGTCGAGATGGTGCTGCGCAACGTGCTGAAATCGGCGCGGGATAGCTGA
- a CDS encoding TRAP transporter small permease, with translation MHNTMKRWGSFLHRRAENLLAAMLGVMFVLFLLQIVFRYLLNMKTGWTNEASTVLWLWLVLWGAAFVLREEEEIRFDLFTGAAGPKARRAMLLISGIGLLLLYGASLPASTDYVMFMKVEKTAYLKIRFDWLFSIYVVFIIAVLVRYLWLCGQAVWGRAPEAIDPTKTVSGV, from the coding sequence ATGCACAACACCATGAAACGCTGGGGCAGCTTCCTGCACCGCCGCGCCGAGAACCTGCTGGCGGCAATGCTCGGCGTCATGTTCGTGCTGTTTCTGCTGCAGATCGTGTTCCGCTACCTGCTGAACATGAAAACCGGCTGGACCAACGAGGCCAGCACCGTGCTGTGGCTGTGGCTGGTGCTGTGGGGCGCCGCCTTCGTGCTGCGTGAGGAAGAAGAAATCCGCTTCGACCTGTTTACCGGCGCCGCCGGCCCGAAGGCGCGGCGCGCCATGCTGCTGATTTCCGGCATCGGCCTGCTGCTGCTCTATGGCGCCTCGCTGCCAGCCAGCACTGATTATGTGATGTTCATGAAGGTGGAAAAGACCGCCTATCTGAAGATCCGCTTCGACTGGCTGTTCTCGATCTATGTGGTGTTCATCATCGCGGTGCTGGTGCGCTACCTCTGGCTCTGCGGCCAGGCGGTGTGGGGCCGGGCACCTGAGGCCATCGACCCGACCAAGACGGTTTCCGGCGTATGA
- a CDS encoding APC family permease gives MPNFSLAGLKRFFLGAPLDPMAPGMRSHMALVAFLAWVGLGADGLSSANYGPEEAFLALGTHTHLALYLAVATAVTVFIIAFAYNQVIALFPAGGGGYKVATELIGPYAGLVSGCALIVDYILTIAISAASGMDALFSLLPLHWQAYKLPSEYLIVLLLMVLNLRGMKEPIALLVPLFLGFLITHVALIVYGIIAHAGALPALLPDTIAETSDLTREIGWIGVAALLLRAFAMGGGTYTGIEAVSNNVNMLREPRVETGRYTMLYMALSLAFTAAGLIVLYLLWNVQPQPGQTLNAVAFNAILEEAFGAGSGIVAVGLTLTLVFAAALLFVAANTGFLGGPAVLANMAVDRWVPHQFSQLSNRLVTQNGVLMMGGAALAALWVTHGKVHLLVVLYSVNVFLTFSLCLFGLCRYWLLHWHERGSGLKLLQAALGLLVAGGILLVTVFEKFLHGAWLTVLATGLLIIAGLWTRRHYLGVKAQLKEADTLFVDQRDSVPVASPPPDPKARTAAFFVGSADGMAMHTLLAALALFPKQFRNIVFITVGEIDAEQFRGEAKIEALRAETQKRMQRFITWCARHDLAAEVVQDFGTDPVELLDRLSGDVLARYPNTVFFAAKLLFRQENLLTRLLHNETALTLQRRLHLRGQACVILPMRI, from the coding sequence ATGCCAAACTTTAGCCTCGCCGGGCTGAAACGCTTCTTCCTGGGCGCGCCGCTTGATCCCATGGCACCCGGCATGCGCAGCCATATGGCCTTGGTTGCTTTCCTCGCCTGGGTCGGCCTCGGCGCCGATGGTCTCTCCTCGGCCAATTACGGTCCTGAGGAAGCCTTCCTGGCGCTCGGCACGCATACCCATCTGGCGCTCTATCTCGCGGTCGCCACGGCGGTCACGGTGTTCATCATCGCCTTCGCCTATAATCAGGTGATCGCGCTGTTCCCGGCTGGTGGCGGCGGCTACAAGGTCGCCACCGAACTGATCGGCCCCTATGCCGGCCTGGTTTCCGGCTGCGCCCTGATCGTCGACTATATCCTCACCATCGCCATCTCGGCGGCCAGTGGCATGGATGCGCTGTTCAGCCTGCTGCCGCTGCACTGGCAGGCCTATAAGCTGCCATCCGAATATCTCATCGTGCTGTTGCTGATGGTGCTGAACCTGCGTGGCATGAAGGAGCCGATCGCGCTGCTGGTGCCGCTGTTCCTCGGCTTCCTGATCACCCATGTGGCGCTGATCGTCTATGGCATCATCGCCCATGCCGGCGCGCTGCCGGCCCTGCTGCCCGATACCATCGCCGAGACCAGCGACCTCACGCGCGAGATCGGCTGGATCGGTGTTGCCGCCCTGCTGCTGCGTGCTTTCGCCATGGGCGGCGGCACCTACACGGGCATCGAAGCGGTGTCGAACAATGTCAACATGCTGCGCGAGCCGCGGGTCGAGACCGGCCGCTACACCATGCTCTACATGGCGCTGTCATTGGCCTTCACCGCGGCCGGCCTGATCGTGCTCTACCTGCTATGGAATGTGCAGCCGCAGCCGGGCCAGACGCTCAATGCCGTGGCCTTCAATGCGATTCTGGAAGAAGCCTTCGGCGCCGGCTCCGGCATTGTCGCGGTCGGCCTCACGCTCACGCTGGTATTTGCCGCCGCGCTGCTGTTTGTCGCCGCCAATACCGGCTTTCTTGGCGGCCCGGCAGTGCTGGCGAACATGGCGGTCGACCGCTGGGTGCCGCACCAATTCAGCCAGCTTTCCAACCGCCTGGTGACACAGAACGGCGTCTTGATGATGGGCGGTGCCGCGCTCGCCGCGCTCTGGGTCACCCATGGCAAGGTACATCTGCTTGTGGTGCTCTATTCGGTGAACGTGTTCCTCACCTTCTCGCTCTGCCTGTTCGGGCTTTGCCGCTACTGGTTGCTGCATTGGCATGAGCGCGGTTCAGGGCTCAAGCTGCTGCAGGCAGCCCTTGGCCTGCTGGTCGCCGGCGGTATCCTGCTGGTCACGGTGTTCGAGAAGTTCCTCCATGGCGCCTGGCTCACGGTGCTGGCTACTGGCCTGCTGATCATCGCCGGGCTTTGGACACGGCGGCATTATCTCGGCGTCAAGGCGCAATTGAAGGAAGCCGACACGCTGTTCGTTGACCAGCGTGACAGCGTGCCGGTGGCGTCGCCGCCGCCCGACCCGAAGGCACGCACAGCCGCCTTCTTCGTCGGCTCTGCCGATGGCATGGCGATGCATACCCTGCTGGCGGCGCTGGCCCTGTTCCCGAAGCAGTTCCGTAATATCGTGTTCATTACAGTCGGCGAGATCGATGCCGAGCAGTTTCGCGGCGAAGCCAAGATCGAGGCTTTGCGCGCCGAGACCCAGAAGCGCATGCAGCGCTTCATCACCTGGTGTGCGCGCCACGATCTGGCTGCGGAGGTGGTGCAGGATTTCGGCACCGACCCGGTGGAACTGCTCGACCGGCTCTCCGGTGATGTGCTGGCGCGTTATCCCAACACCGTGTTCTTCGCGGCGAAGCTGCTATTCCGCCAGGAGAACCTGCTTACCCGCCTGCTGCATAACGAAACGGCGCTGACTTTGCAGCGCCGTCTGCATCTGCGCGGGCAGGCCTGTGTCATCCTGCCCATGCGCATTTAG
- the dctP gene encoding TRAP transporter substrate-binding protein DctP — protein MSMHTTRRRFLAGTAQATMLAAGLAGFPAIVSREAQAQAKPKLRFSAVFSEQDIRAEMMKKFAEGVAGDFVFEGYYGGNLFKQGTELVALQRGNLEMGNIAPQDISKQIPAWSILTAAYLFRDADHLAKFFASPAGAEMKAMTEDKLGVRILGPTYFGARQVGLKPNKKINTPADLAGIKLRMPPGEAWQFLGESLGANPTAMAYAEVYTGLQTGAIDAQDNPLPNVENMKFYEVMSQIVMTSHLVGFDLLTVSNKVWTGMNAAQQKNFQAAADSAIDFSTKKHQSREKELVEFFKSKGVQVYEPDQAAFRKHAQQKYLASDLAKDWPKGMLDRINAL, from the coding sequence ATGAGCATGCACACCACCCGCCGGCGCTTCCTGGCCGGCACCGCCCAAGCCACCATGCTGGCGGCAGGTCTCGCCGGCTTCCCCGCCATCGTCTCGCGCGAGGCCCAGGCCCAGGCCAAGCCGAAGTTGCGCTTCTCGGCGGTGTTCTCGGAGCAGGATATTCGCGCCGAGATGATGAAGAAATTCGCCGAGGGCGTGGCCGGCGACTTCGTGTTCGAGGGCTATTACGGCGGCAACCTGTTCAAGCAGGGTACCGAGCTGGTGGCCTTGCAGCGCGGCAACCTGGAAATGGGCAACATCGCGCCGCAGGATATTTCCAAGCAGATTCCGGCCTGGTCGATCCTCACCGCCGCCTACCTGTTCCGCGATGCCGACCATCTGGCCAAGTTCTTCGCCAGCCCGGCCGGCGCTGAAATGAAGGCGATGACCGAGGACAAGCTCGGCGTGCGCATTCTCGGCCCGACTTATTTCGGCGCGCGGCAGGTGGGCCTGAAGCCGAACAAGAAGATCAACACACCCGCTGATCTGGCCGGCATCAAGCTGCGCATGCCGCCGGGCGAGGCCTGGCAGTTCCTGGGCGAGTCGCTCGGCGCCAACCCCACCGCCATGGCCTATGCCGAGGTCTATACCGGCCTGCAGACCGGCGCCATCGATGCACAGGACAATCCGCTGCCGAATGTCGAGAACATGAAGTTCTACGAAGTGATGTCGCAGATCGTCATGACATCGCATCTGGTCGGCTTCGACCTGCTCACGGTGTCGAACAAGGTGTGGACCGGCATGAACGCGGCGCAGCAGAAGAATTTCCAGGCCGCCGCCGACTCGGCAATCGACTTCTCGACCAAGAAGCACCAGAGCCGCGAGAAGGAACTGGTGGAATTCTTCAAGAGCAAGGGCGTGCAGGTCTATGAGCCGGACCAGGCCGCCTTCCGCAAGCATGCGCAGCAGAAGTACCTGGCCTCCGATCTGGCCAAGGACTGGCCGAAGGGTATGCTGGACCGCATCAACGCGCTGTAA
- a CDS encoding TRAP transporter large permease: MNLASPFSLCIVTMTLLAFLGLPIGHAMIAGSILYLWLAGLDMGTAAEQLLNGMYSNYIILAVPLFILAAELMNIGSMTERLLRFCDAIVGRFRGGLAQVNVLQSIIFAGMSGSAIADAAGTGKMMQQMMTANNKYRASYAAALTAVTAVIGPIIPPSIPMILYALVSDASIGFLFLGGLIPGLLMAGAQMFIVGVQARRGNFPVEPPTPLRELPLITWRALPTIMMPVVLLGGIYSGITTPTEAAAVAAAYALMISVVLYRSVSWRDLYGSVLTSARTSASIGMLIAGALVFNYVVTVENIPDSIKVLLNAWDLSPTTYLILVNILLLVLGCLLEGTTILLVVVPVLIPTAKALGIDLVHFGVVVVVNIMLGLITPPYGLLLFVMTRIAEVPVRDIVKDTMPFLFAMMAALALITFVPETVLWLPHLLGYQG; the protein is encoded by the coding sequence ATGAATCTGGCCAGTCCCTTCTCGCTCTGTATCGTCACCATGACGCTGCTGGCCTTCCTCGGCCTGCCGATCGGGCATGCCATGATCGCCGGTTCGATCCTCTATCTCTGGCTTGCCGGCCTGGATATGGGCACCGCCGCCGAGCAACTGCTCAACGGCATGTATTCCAACTACATCATCCTGGCGGTGCCGCTGTTCATCCTCGCCGCCGAACTGATGAATATCGGTTCGATGACCGAGCGCCTGCTGCGCTTCTGCGATGCCATTGTCGGGCGCTTCCGTGGCGGCCTGGCGCAGGTCAATGTGCTGCAAAGCATCATCTTCGCCGGCATGTCCGGCTCGGCCATCGCCGATGCCGCCGGCACCGGCAAGATGATGCAGCAGATGATGACGGCGAATAACAAATACCGCGCCTCCTATGCCGCTGCGCTCACCGCCGTCACCGCCGTGATCGGGCCGATCATTCCGCCCTCGATCCCGATGATCCTCTATGCCCTGGTTTCCGATGCTTCCATTGGCTTCCTGTTCCTCGGCGGTTTGATTCCCGGCCTGCTGATGGCCGGTGCGCAGATGTTCATTGTCGGCGTCCAGGCACGGCGCGGCAATTTTCCGGTGGAGCCGCCGACACCCCTGCGCGAGCTGCCGCTGATCACCTGGCGCGCTTTGCCCACCATCATGATGCCGGTGGTGCTGCTCGGCGGCATCTACAGCGGCATCACCACGCCGACCGAGGCGGCGGCGGTGGCAGCAGCCTATGCCCTGATGATCTCGGTTGTGCTTTACCGCAGCGTTTCCTGGCGCGATTTATACGGCTCGGTGCTGACCAGCGCGCGCACTTCGGCTTCCATCGGCATGCTGATCGCCGGCGCCCTGGTGTTCAATTATGTCGTAACGGTGGAGAATATCCCGGACAGCATCAAGGTATTGCTCAATGCCTGGGATTTGAGTCCGACCACCTACCTGATCCTGGTCAACATCCTGCTGCTGGTGCTGGGCTGCCTGCTGGAAGGCACCACGATCCTGCTGGTGGTGGTGCCGGTGCTGATCCCCACCGCCAAGGCGCTGGGCATCGACCTGGTGCATTTCGGCGTCGTGGTGGTGGTGAATATCATGCTCGGGCTGATCACGCCGCCCTATGGCCTGCTGCTGTTCGTGATGACGCGCATCGCCGAGGTGCCGGTGCGTGACATCGTGAAGGACACAATGCCTTTCCTGTTCGCCATGATGGCCGCCCTGGCGCTGATCACCTTCGTGCCCGAAACCGTGCTGTGGCTGCCGCACCTGCTCGGCTACCAGGGCTGA
- a CDS encoding TerC family protein: MQPAALLSLGGLIALELVLAVDNLIFITIVTSRLPEAQQPSARRWGLTLAVVTRLMLLFSAAWIITLTEPWFSVFGEEISGRDLILIGGGLFLIWKATMEIHERVTPSHADELDEPGAKPTPKRMPAYWPTIGQIMILDVVFSLDSVITAIGLTRHLEIMVVAVLVSVAIMIAAAEPLARFVKRNPNVVMLALSFLVMIGMALVAEGVDIPVPKAIIYAAMGFSVAVEALNMLSRRAKLSQPFRDIREDDEQAQDKPLEKPQA; the protein is encoded by the coding sequence ATGCAACCCGCGGCTCTGCTGAGCCTCGGCGGCCTCATCGCGCTTGAACTGGTGCTGGCGGTCGACAACCTGATCTTCATCACCATCGTCACCAGCCGCCTGCCCGAGGCGCAGCAGCCCAGTGCGCGGCGCTGGGGTTTGACCCTGGCGGTCGTCACTCGCCTGATGCTGCTGTTCTCGGCGGCCTGGATCATCACCCTGACCGAGCCCTGGTTCAGCGTGTTCGGCGAGGAAATCTCCGGCCGCGACCTGATCCTGATCGGCGGCGGCCTGTTCCTGATCTGGAAGGCGACGATGGAGATTCACGAGCGCGTGACGCCGTCGCATGCCGACGAACTGGACGAGCCGGGCGCCAAGCCGACGCCGAAGCGCATGCCCGCCTATTGGCCGACCATCGGCCAGATCATGATTCTGGACGTGGTGTTCTCGCTGGATAGCGTGATCACCGCCATCGGCCTGACGCGCCACCTGGAAATCATGGTGGTGGCGGTGCTGGTATCGGTGGCGATCATGATTGCCGCCGCCGAGCCGCTGGCGCGCTTTGTGAAGCGCAACCCCAATGTGGTGATGCTGGCGCTGTCGTTTCTGGTGATGATCGGCATGGCGCTGGTGGCCGAGGGCGTAGACATCCCGGTGCCGAAGGCAATCATCTATGCCGCCATGGGCTTCTCGGTGGCGGTCGAAGCGCTGAACATGCTTTCGCGCCGCGCCAAGCTGAGCCAGCCCTTCCGCGACATCCGAGAAGATGACGAGCAGGCTCAGGACAAGCCCCTGGAAAAGCCGCAGGCATAA
- a CDS encoding bifunctional sugar phosphate isomerase/epimerase/4-hydroxyphenylpyruvate dioxygenase family protein — MKTSIATVSISGTLTEKLQAIAAAGFQGVEIFENDFLAQDGSAREVGRMVRDAGLEITLFQPFRDFEGLPEPQRSKAFDRAERKFDLMQEMGTSLMLVCSNISPLSLGGIDRAAADFRELGERAAKRGLRVGYEALAWGRHINDHRDAWEIVRRADHPNIGLILDSFHTLSRRIDPNSIRAIPKDKIFIVQLADAPRIDMDLLYWSRHYRNMPGQGDLPVLDFMRAVAATGYDGVLSLEIFNDQFRGTPPRQIAQDGRRSLVALMDQVRRREPGIAYRVPEMPDRIAVEGVEFIEFAASETEAEALARLFRSLGFRRAGRHRSKDVVWWRQGGINLVINTEPEGFAHAAYLLHGTAVCDIGLHVEDAAATLSRARQLGAAMFEQPVAPGELSIPAIRGVGGGLLHFLDRKSDLARVWDIEFIPEADTAVPVDAGLTRIDHVAQTMPHEEMLTWILFYTTLFATHKTQPVDIVDPAGLVRSQVIENVAGTLRLTLNGAENDRTLAGHFLAERFGSAVQHVAFATDDIFSTAAALKRNGFEALKLSPNYYDDLEARFGLDDDLLERLRAGNILYDRDEAGEYFQLYGPNVGGGFFFEIIQRGGYGGYGAANAPFRIAAQKRHIAAPAP, encoded by the coding sequence ATGAAAACCTCGATCGCCACCGTGTCGATCAGCGGCACCTTGACCGAGAAGTTGCAGGCCATCGCGGCGGCCGGTTTCCAGGGCGTGGAGATTTTCGAGAATGATTTCCTGGCTCAGGATGGTTCGGCGCGCGAGGTCGGCCGCATGGTGCGCGATGCCGGGCTGGAAATCACGCTGTTCCAGCCGTTCCGCGATTTCGAGGGTCTGCCGGAGCCGCAGCGCAGCAAGGCTTTCGACCGCGCCGAGCGCAAATTCGACCTGATGCAGGAAATGGGCACCAGCCTGATGCTGGTCTGCTCGAATATCTCGCCGCTCTCGCTTGGCGGCATCGACCGCGCAGCGGCGGATTTTCGCGAGCTAGGCGAGCGCGCGGCGAAACGCGGCCTGCGCGTCGGCTACGAAGCGCTGGCCTGGGGGCGCCATATCAACGACCATCGCGATGCCTGGGAGATCGTGCGCCGCGCCGATCACCCCAATATCGGCCTGATCCTCGATTCCTTCCACACCCTGTCGCGCCGTATCGATCCGAATTCGATCCGCGCCATCCCGAAGGACAAGATCTTCATCGTGCAGCTTGCCGATGCGCCGCGCATCGACATGGACCTGCTCTACTGGAGCCGGCATTACCGCAATATGCCAGGCCAGGGCGACCTGCCGGTGCTGGATTTCATGCGCGCCGTCGCTGCTACCGGCTATGACGGCGTGCTGTCGCTGGAAATCTTCAACGACCAGTTCCGTGGCACACCGCCGCGCCAGATCGCCCAGGACGGCCGACGCTCGCTGGTGGCGCTGATGGATCAGGTGCGCCGCCGCGAACCGGGCATCGCCTATCGCGTGCCCGAGATGCCGGACCGCATCGCCGTCGAGGGCGTCGAGTTCATCGAGTTCGCAGCAAGCGAGACCGAAGCCGAAGCCCTGGCCCGGCTGTTCCGCAGCCTCGGTTTCCGCCGCGCCGGGCGGCATCGTTCCAAGGATGTGGTCTGGTGGCGCCAGGGCGGCATCAATCTGGTGATCAACACCGAGCCGGAAGGCTTCGCCCATGCTGCCTATCTGCTGCATGGCACGGCGGTCTGCGATATCGGGCTGCATGTCGAGGATGCCGCTGCCACGCTCAGCCGCGCGCGGCAACTCGGCGCGGCGATGTTCGAACAGCCGGTGGCGCCGGGCGAACTCAGCATCCCGGCGATCCGTGGCGTCGGCGGCGGGCTGTTGCATTTTCTCGACCGCAAGAGCGATCTGGCCCGCGTCTGGGATATCGAATTCATCCCCGAGGCCGATACGGCGGTGCCGGTGGATGCCGGGCTGACCCGCATCGACCATGTGGCGCAAACCATGCCGCATGAGGAAATGCTGACCTGGATCCTGTTCTACACAACACTCTTCGCCACCCATAAGACGCAACCGGTCGATATCGTCGATCCGGCCGGCCTGGTGCGCAGCCAGGTGATCGAGAATGTCGCCGGCACGCTGCGTCTGACATTGAACGGCGCCGAGAATGACCGCACCCTTGCCGGCCACTTCCTCGCCGAACGCTTCGGTTCCGCCGTGCAGCATGTCGCCTTTGCCACCGATGATATCTTCTCCACTGCCGCCGCGCTTAAGCGCAATGGTTTTGAGGCGCTGAAACTCTCGCCGAATTACTATGATGATCTCGAAGCCCGCTTCGGCCTCGACGATGACCTGCTCGAGCGCCTGCGTGCAGGCAACATCCTCTATGACCGCGACGAGGCCGGCGAGTATTTCCAGCTTTATGGTCCCAATGTCGGCGGCGGCTTCTTCTTCGAGATCATCCAGCGCGGCGGCTATGGCGGCTATGGTGCCGCCAATGCGCCGTTCCGCATCGCCGCCCAGAAACGCCATATCGCCGCCCCCGCTCCCTGA
- a CDS encoding shikimate dehydrogenase, translating into MNALDAKLRPSRDGTQQAVLAGLIGHGIGASRTPYMHEAEGARLGLPYSYHRIDLAELPAGTQLADLLDKAEAEGYRGLNITHPVKQAVIPLLHELSPEAAAIGAVNTVVFEAGRRHGYNTDCWGFAESFRRGLAEARREYVLLLGAGGAGLAVARALLDLGASQVAVFDTDPARAVALAERFGTKQIVPVSDAEMALHRADGVVNATPIGMASYPGSPIPLGWLKPRHWVADIIYFPAETALLQAARGLGCTVLPGAGMAIFQAVKAFELFSGIAPDAEAMTRHFLAAGKAQGSR; encoded by the coding sequence GTGAATGCGCTCGACGCCAAATTGCGGCCCTCCAGGGACGGGACGCAACAAGCCGTGCTGGCCGGCCTGATCGGCCATGGCATCGGCGCCTCGCGCACGCCCTACATGCATGAGGCCGAGGGGGCCCGCCTCGGCCTGCCTTACAGCTATCACCGCATCGACCTGGCTGAGCTGCCTGCTGGCACGCAACTGGCAGACCTGCTCGACAAGGCCGAGGCCGAAGGCTATCGCGGCCTCAACATCACCCATCCGGTAAAGCAGGCGGTGATCCCGCTGCTGCACGAACTTTCGCCGGAAGCTGCCGCCATCGGTGCGGTCAACACCGTGGTATTCGAGGCCGGCCGGCGCCATGGTTACAACACCGATTGCTGGGGCTTCGCGGAAAGCTTCCGCCGTGGCCTAGCAGAGGCGCGGCGTGAATATGTGCTGTTACTCGGTGCCGGCGGTGCCGGCCTTGCGGTGGCACGCGCCCTGCTCGATCTCGGCGCCAGTCAGGTGGCGGTGTTCGACACCGATCCGGCACGCGCGGTTGCACTGGCCGAGCGTTTCGGCACCAAACAGATCGTGCCGGTGAGTGATGCGGAAATGGCCCTGCACCGTGCCGATGGCGTGGTGAATGCCACCCCCATCGGCATGGCCAGCTATCCCGGCAGCCCGATCCCGCTGGGCTGGCTCAAGCCGCGCCACTGGGTGGCCGACATCATCTATTTCCCTGCCGAAACCGCCCTGCTGCAAGCGGCGCGCGGCCTTGGCTGCACCGTGCTGCCGGGCGCCGGCATGGCGATCTTCCAGGCGGTGAAGGCGTTCGAATTGTTCAGCGGTATCGCGCCCGATGCGGAGGCGATGACGCGGCATTTCCTCGCTGCCGGCAAGGCGCAAGGCAGCCGTTAG
- a CDS encoding cation transporter — translation MSAQHTHEHGHGHGHDHVHDHAGHDHNHDHTHGAFCDHNHGEGAPRRALIIALALNAGMFVVEIGAGFAAGSTSLLADSLDFLGDAANYGLSLAVLSLTLTWRARAALVKAASMGLFGLWILGTVVWHLLQGTRPEPATMGAIGVLALLANLATAWVLYAHRNGDSNMQAVWLCTRNDALGNLAVLGAAGGVWLTGGANWPDLLVATFMAGLALHASWRVLWLARAELRTENL, via the coding sequence ATGAGCGCACAGCACACTCATGAACATGGGCACGGGCACGGCCACGATCATGTCCATGACCATGCGGGGCATGACCATAATCACGATCACACCCACGGCGCCTTCTGCGACCACAACCACGGCGAAGGCGCACCACGCCGTGCACTGATCATCGCGCTGGCACTGAATGCCGGTATGTTCGTGGTGGAAATCGGCGCCGGCTTCGCCGCCGGCTCGACCTCGCTGCTTGCCGACTCGCTCGACTTCCTCGGCGACGCGGCGAATTACGGCCTGAGCCTTGCCGTGCTGTCGCTGACGCTGACCTGGCGCGCCCGCGCCGCTTTGGTGAAGGCAGCATCCATGGGCCTGTTCGGCCTCTGGATTCTTGGCACCGTGGTGTGGCACCTGCTGCAGGGCACCAGACCGGAGCCGGCCACCATGGGCGCGATCGGCGTGCTGGCCTTGCTCGCCAACCTCGCCACCGCCTGGGTGCTTTATGCCCACCGCAATGGTGACAGCAACATGCAGGCGGTGTGGCTCTGCACCCGCAACGACGCGCTGGGCAACCTGGCGGTGCTGGGCGCGGCCGGCGGCGTGTGGCTGACCGGCGGCGCCAACTGGCCCGACCTGCTGGTGGCGACCTTCATGGCCGGTCTGGCTTTGCATGCCTCCTGGCGCGTGCTTTGGCTGGCCAGGGCCGAACTCAGAACTGAAAACCTGTGA